The genomic segment ATTCTGTATCAGGATTCGAAGAGTTCTATATCGAAAAATTTGTAATGAAAGGCAAACCATACAATCGCAAAATTGCAAGGCAGTTAAAGAGCTTAGGACTAGATTACAAACATGGAAAACCTAAACAAAACTTTGCCATCAAGGACCGGGAGTTGGTAACAAGCCAAAATCCGTTTTCAAACGAGGCATTTATTAGATTATATATTGAGGCACTTAAAGAATACAGAATGAAAAAAGGAGGCTTCTGAATATTTTATTTGATTAGACGATTGACCCCGTAAGTTAATTGATGCCATCGCTTAAAGCGACGGTATCAATCAGATCTTGAAATCTCGGATCACTTCCCCAGATTTTCCCATTGATCCAGTATAATTTATAAGAAGAAACTACCGATCAAAAACAAAAAAGCCTGCAACACATTGGAATTGCAGGCTTTTAACATCTCTTGTGTGATCCTGTTTGGATTCGAACCAAAGACCTACTGCTTAGAAGGCAGTTGCTCTATCCAGCTGAGCTACAAGACCCTTTCAATTAAACAAAGTAGTGATTTTATCACAGCTCTTTCCTAGGAAAGAAAAGTCGGGGTGGCAAGATTCGAACTTGCGACCTCCTGGTCCCAAACCAGGCGCGATAACCGGGCTACGCTACACCCCGAAACTTTAAGAACTTTTTGCCTTCTTTTTGTGGGTTTTGCCTCCCATAATTCTAATTTAGAAAATTCATCTCCTTTTAATTAAAAGGAAAAGCCTGCAACATTTCCTATTGCAGGCTTTTAAGCTTTCTTGTGATCCTGTTTGGATTCGAACCAAAGACCTACTGCTTAGAAGGCAGTTGCTCTATCCAGCTGAGCTACAGGACCCGTTCAATTGAACAAAGCAGTATTTTATCACAGCTCTTTCCTAAGAAAGAAATAAGTCGGGGTGGCAAGATTCGAACTTGCGACCTCCTGGTCCCAAACCAGGCGCGATAACCGGGCTACGCTACACCCCGAAACTTTAAAGAACTTTTGCTATCTTTTTGATAGGTTTTGCCTCCCAAACTTTTCTCCCAGGTTTCCAGCGGAGAGGGGGGGATTCGAACCCCCGGTACGGTTTGACCCGTACGACGGTTTAGCAAACCGCTCCTTTCGGCCTCTCAGGCACCTCTCCCTTTTTCAAAAAAGCGATGCAAAGATAACGGAACTTATTTTAATATTCCAACTAAATTCTAAAAATAATTAGAATAATTTCTCAAATTTTCAATATAATTCTATACTGCAATGGTTTACCCTCTTCTTTTCATCTTCTTTTCTTATATTTTTTTAATTTATTGTTCAAAAAAGCCTATTTTTCCACCCTGTTAATCTCAATTTTGTTCTGAACAAATGATCTGGAGTAAACCTATCGGTATTCTTGAATATACACTTATCGGAATTTTTCTCCTGTTTTACCTCATGTATTTTATCCGGATGATACTTGTTTCATCCAAAGTAAAAAGCAATATGAGGAGATCTTTCTATAAATTCTTCCTCCGCTCTGCTTATTTCGGAGCTTTCATTATAGCTTTCCTTGGACCTTCTTTCGGAGATACCAAAAAGGAAATTAAAACTACAAGAAAAGACATCTTCTTTGTACTTGATGTTTCGGCCTCTATGAATAGTAATGATGTACTTCCTTCCAGAATCGAAAAGGCTCAAAAAGAGCTTTCCAATGTTGCAGACCGATTAAACTCTGCCCGAATCGGCCTGATCACTTTTTCTTCGGATGCCAACCTACTCTGCCCTCTCACCTATGACAAAGATGCTTTCAAAATGTTCCTTCAGTCCATTACAAAACGACAGGTAGGCGGCACCTCTAATATAAGCTCAGGCATGCAACTTGCAATGGAAAAGCTTTCTGCAACTAAAACGAAAATTCACGATGTGGGAAAGTTTGTCATTCTTATATCTGACGGGGAAAATTTTGGAGCAGATCCGGACAAATTATTAAAGTTATTCAAACAAAATAAAATCTCCCTCCTCACCGTAGGTATTGGTACATCTTCCGGAGGCACCATACCTGAAACTTATGGACCTAAAAAAGATAAAGAAGGGCAGGAAATAATCACATCTCTACGATCCTCTGAATTGAAAAAACTTGCTTCAACAACCGGTGGTTCTTATTTCGAAACAAACGATAACAGAAATGATCTGAATTACCTTTCTGAACGGATCAACCAAATTGAAGGGGTGACAACAGGCTATCAGAAAGTTGATGCTACCGCAAATAAATACTTCTATTTCCTCCTTTTTGGTTTGTTTCTTATACTTCTGGATGTTTTAATCACTGTTAAAACCATTAGTTTATGAGACTGATACTTCTCGCAAATATATTTGTTACTATCTGGAGTTTCCTGAACAGATTTTCGGAAATCAACAATTATATTGACTCCGCAGAGCAGAACTTTCAGAAGGGCGAATATGAATTTGCGATAAAGGATTATTCAATTCTCATCAACAAGTACAAGATCAAGGATGAAGACATTCTGTTAAACCTTGCCCACAGCTATTATAATATTCAGGATACAGCCAATTCAAAAAAAATATATCATAATTTGTTGAACTCAGAAGATAGAATTACCAGATCAATAGCTCATCAACAACTGGCAAACGTCTTCTGGATGACTGGAAAAAAAAACAAAGCCATTTACCATTATACAGAATCTCTGAAAGCAAACACGGCCAATGAAATTGCCAGAATCAATTTTGAACTCATTCAGAAATTGATAAAACTAGAAGAGCAATATCAAACCGGAGTTGGATATAAAAAAGAAAAACAGGCTTCCAATCAGGAAAATACAGGAAAAGCATCAGATGAAAACCAGATTGGAAGTGGAAATTCAATAGGCAACTCTGGAAACAAAGGCGCTAATAATACAGAAAAATCAGCTTCAGAAGGAAGTGGAAAACATCAGGGAGGTCAATCCAATCCGGAAAATGAGAAAAATGAACTGAGAAATCAAAAAAATGGTAATAAGGAGAATGAAGACTTAATTTCTAATAGATTAAAAGCTGCTAATCTAAGTCTTCAAAGAGCAAGAGCAATTCTTGATGCTATGAAGCAAAATGAAATTCAGTACCTTCAGCAAAAACAAATGACCAAACCTGAAGACGCTCAGGATTTACCAGACTGGTAGCAAAATCAACTTAATCAGTAGCTTATAACAAAGTTTAACCGAATTGTATTTAGAGCGTACAAGCTAGCGTTGAATTTAAACCTAACATAGAATATGAAAGAAGTATATATCATATCAGCAGTGAGAACACCCATAGGCAGTTTTGGAGGCTCACTGGCAAATTTTTCAGCTACACAGCTAGGCAGTATCGCTATTAAAGGTGTTTTGGATAAATCAAAAGTCAAACCTTCGGATGTGGAAGAGGTAATCATGGGCAATGTACTTACCGCAAATCTAGGACAGGCACCTGCACGACAAGCAGCAATATTTGCCGGCCTTCCCACCTCTGTTGTTTGTACAACTATTAACAAGGTTTGCGCTTCTGGAATGAAAGCGGTAATGCTGGGTGCTCAATCTATAATGCTGGGTAATGCAGATATAGTAATTGCAGGGGGAATGGAAAGCATGTCTAATGTTCCATACTATGCAGACAGAGCAAGATTCGGATTACGTCTCGGACATGGCACGATGACTGATGGTATTATCAAAGATGGTTTGTGGGATGTCTATAAGGATTATCACATGGGCAATGCTGCTGAGAACACAGCCAGACAAATGAATATTACCCGTGAGATGCAAGATAACTTTGCCATTGAAAGTTACAAGAGGGCTGCAGAAGCCGTAAAATCAGGGGCTTTCAAAGAAGAGATAGTACCGGTAAAAATTGAGCAGAGAGGCAAAGAACCTTTGGTTATATCGGAAGATGAAGAATATACAAAAGTAAATTTCGAAAAAATACCAGGCCTTAAACCGGTCTTTGACAAGGAAGGTAGTGTTACCGCTGCAAATGCAAGTACGCTCAATGATGGCGCTTCTGCCCTGCTTCTGATGAGTAAAGAAAAATCTGAAAGCCTTGGTCTTAAACCTCTCGCATCTATTATAGGATTTGCAGATGCCGAGCAAGATCCGGAATGGTTTACCACAACTCCCTCCCTTGCTATACCAAAGGCTATCAACCTTGCAGGAATATCAGCTTCTGAAGTTGATTACTATGAAATAAATGAAGCTTTTTCTGTAGTATCCATTGCCAATAATATAAAACTTGGCCTGGATCCTTCAAAAGTGAATATTTATGGAGGTGCAGTCGCACTTGGCCATCCAATTGGTTGTTCCGGAGCAAGAATCATCACCACACTGACAAGCGTATTAAACAATAAGAATGGAGCTATTGGAGTTAGTGGAATTTGTAACGGTGGTGGCGGAGCCTCGGCTTTGGTTATCAGAAAAAATTAAAGTCTGACTAATTCTAATAGAAAATACAAAGTATACGTTCTGCTTAAAACTTTTCTTGTTATGTCCTTTTTATTCAGAAATGTAATTCTTCTTCTTGTACTACTGGCTGCCGTTCCGGCACTTGGCCAAAGTCAGAAGCTGATCTCTACCTATTATCCTAAATATGATAGTGCAGGAATGAAAATTCCTGTAAGAGAACAATATTATGTAAATGAAGATGACACAACAGTAAAAAACGGAAGCTATACTTTGTTTTCCCCGGAAGGAGATATACTTATAAAATCAAACTATAAAGACAACCTCCTTGATGGGACCTATGCCGAATTTTACGAAAATGATAATCCTAAAGTAAAATCCACATACTCCAATGGCAGAAAGATCGGAGAACAGCTAAACTACTCTATTCAGGGAACCCTCCTTTCAAAAGAAGTATATGAAAAGACTTCAGCTTCCGACCTTCAGCTTTATAAAAAATATGCTCCTTCCGGAAAGCTTACAGGCGAAGGCTTTGTCAAAAATGGTTTGTATGACAGTACACTTACTGAATACTATGAAAACGGAGCTGTAAAAACCAGGATAACATTCAGAGAAGGCAAAAGAAAGGGACCATTTTCTGTATTCGACCCCAAAGGTACTCTTTTACAGAAGGGCTTCTATGAGAATGATAGCCTCAACGGAATGATCACCTCTTATTTTAATAGCGGCAAGATCAAAAGCACTGCCATGTATAAGAAAGGAGCAGTAGATGGAATTGTTGAGGAATATTATCAGTCAGGCAAGGTACGCTCTGAGATTACTTATCAGGACAATAAGAAAAATGGGATAGCCAAAACCTTTTATGAAAACGGGAATCCTGAAACAGAAGAAAACTACAAAGGAGGATTCCCTTCCGGCTTCTTCAAGACTTATTATCCTGAAGGTGGAATTGAAACCGAATCTTTTAAAGATGGCAACAAAAATCAGATTAAATTTAAAAGATACAACAAAGCTGGCACTGTCATCTCGGAAGGAATCATGGTAAACGGTCAGCCGGAAGGAACCGTTAATTCATTTTATGATAATGGGGCGCCTAAAAGTGTATTTAACTACAAAGCAGGAGTTAAAACCGGAAAAAATGTTTCCTACCATGAAAATGGTAACATTTCAGAAGAAAGCATTATTAAATCAGAAGATGTCGGGGTCACACAAAACACAAAGCTGTATAATAAAGAAGGTAAGCTAATTCATCAACAACACTATATCACATTATCCGAGAAGTCAGCAAATGGCAAACGCAATTCGGAAAAAAATAAAAGCATTACAGGGGATCTGGATAAAATCAAAACAGGGGAATGGACTTCATATTGGGACAATGGCAAGCTTAAATCAAAAGAAATTTACGTCAATAATGCCATTCATGGAGAACGTTTAGTTTATGATTCTGAAGAACATTTAATCGAAAAACAATACTATTCCAATGGAATAAAATCTGGAGTATGGCAGGCCTTCTACCCTTCAGGAAAAGTAAAAAGCCAAACGACCTATAAAAACAGCACTCCATATGGTAATCATAAAAACTTTTTTGAAAACGGTCAGATTGAGTTTACCGGAAGTTATATCAATGGTAAGAAGACAGGCACCTGGAACTACTATAATGCTGAAGGTAAACAAGTTCTAAGCGAGCAATATAAAAATGACGTAAAAATCTCGGAAAAAATTTATAAGTAATCCCCACTAAAATTAACCTTGTGCCATCGTAAGGTTATTTTTTTTTATATTTTTGCTTTTCTGAATTATAGCATGAACGCAATAAAAGAAACCAACTTCTCCTTTCCCGGACAGACGGCATTTTACAGGGGAAAAGTAAGAGATGTCTATTCATTTGCAGATAAAATTGTAATGGTAGCATCAGACAGAATTTCAGCATTTGATGTGGTGCTCCCTGAGCCCATCCCCTATAAAGGACAGGTGCTTAACCAAATAGCATCAATTTTCCTTAAAGCAACATCCGATATAGTACCAAACTGGGTTAAATCCGTTCCGGACCCATCAGTGACAATTGGAATTAAATGCACAACCTTCCCTGTTGAGATGGTGATCAGAGGCTACCTTGCCGGTCATGCCTGGAGAGAATACAAAGCAGGTAAAAGGACGCTTTGCGGAGTTGCACTTCCTGAAGGTCTTAAAGAGAATGATCCTCTTCCTTCACCTATAATTACCCCTACAACCAAAGCAAGTGAAGGCCATGATGAAGATATTTCAAGAGAAGAAATATTAAAACAAGGGCTTGTATCTGAGGAAGATTATATTGTTCTCGAAAAATATACAAGAGCTTTATTCCAAAGAGGCACAGAAATAGCAAAAACCAGAGATCTGATATTAGTAGATACAAAGTATGAGTTTGGGCATACCGATGGAAAAATCTACCTGATTGATGAGGTACATACCCCTGATTCTTCAAGATATTTTTATGCAAAAGGTTACGAAGAAAGACAGAAAAAGGGGGAAGTTCAAAAACAGTTATCTAAGGAATTTGTAAGACAATGGCTCATTGAAAACGGATTTCAAGGTAAGGAAGGACAAAAAATTCCACAAATGACTCCGGAAATAGTGAATAATATATCGGAAAGGTACATTGAACTTTTCGAAAAAGTTACAGGGGAAAATTTCAAAAAGCCCAGTTCTACTGAAGATATTCAGGAGAGAATAAAGAAAAACATACTTAATGCAATAAATGCTAATAATTGATTTTTAAAAGATTTTTTATAAATTTAGATACCTAAGGGGAATTATATGAAATATACGATTGAAAAAACAGAGAAATACAGTCTTGTTCAGCTTCACGAAGAAAAACTGACTTCTGCAACTGCACCTGAGTTAAAATCAGAATTAGTAAAATTAAATGCAGAAGGTTCAAAAAACATCATTCTTGATATGAATGACGTGAAATATGTCGATTCATCAGGACTAAGCTCTATTCTTGTTGGAAATCGCCTTTGTGATAACGAACAAGGAATGTTTGTGTTAACCGGAATAAGCGATCATGTAATGAAACTGATTAAAATCTCCCATCTAGACAACATTCTTAATCTGATTCCAACAGTAGAAGAGTCTGTTGACGCAATATTCATGAATGAATTGGAGAAAAACCTTAGAGCTGAAAATAAAGAAGAATAATCGCATTGCCTTTTGAAATTAAAATACTAGGCTCTAGTTCAGCCACTCCTGTATTTAACAGGCACCATTCTTCGCAACTACTAACAATCAACAACCAGCTATTTCTTATTGATTGTGGAGAAGGAACACAACTCCAACTGATCAAATACAAGATCAGATTTACGAAGATAAACTACATATTCATCTCTCACCTGCATGGAGATCATTACCTCGGTCTCGTTGGATTACTGAGTACCATGCACTTAAACGGGAGGACCAAAGACTTATATCTCTTTGGTCCTCCCGGGCTGGACGAAATCATCACAATCCAGCTTAAACATTCGGAAACTTTCCTAAACTTTAAAATCATTTTTACCGAACTAGATACCACGACTCAAAAGGTTATCCTGGATTTGGAGAATCTGACTGTAGAGACTATTCCTCTGATACACAGAATAAACTGTTGTGGGTTTCTTTTTAAAGAAAAACCTAAGAAAAGAAAAATCGATAAAACCAAAATTCCTGATCATGTAACCCCTCTTCAGATAATTGCTTTAAAAGAAGGAGAAGATGTAATAGATAAAGAAGGTAATTTGCTAAAAAGTGAACAATATACGTTCCCGGCAAGAAAAAGTAGAAGCTACGCATATTGTTCCGATACAGCATACAACCCTGGCATGTTTGGACAAATAAAAGGTGTGGATATGCTTTACCACGAGGCAACCTTTCTGCATGACATGGAAAGCAGGGCAAAAGAAACTTATCATAGTACAACTCTTCAGGCAGCTTGGACAGCAAAGGAAACCAAAGTTAAAACCTTGTTGCTGGGTCATTTTTCGGCAAGATATAAGGATATAGAGCCACATCTGGCAGAAGCAAGAACTATATTCCAAAATTCCTTTCTGGCTGAAGAAGGTTTGGTATTCACAATAGATGATGAACCGTTATGAAAGATACGATTTCAGGAAAAAAGATGAATCTATTCATCTTTCTGACCGGAATTTTCCTCGTTAATGCGCTTACCGCTGAAATCATAGGACCTAAAATATTTTCTCTTGAAGCTCTATTGGGCTTTAAACCAGCTCAAATACCTTTTTGGAACAACATCAAACTAGACTTTAATCTTACAGCCGGGGCAATCATCTGGCCTGTTGTTTTTATAATTACAGACAT from the Sporocytophaga myxococcoides genome contains:
- a CDS encoding ribonuclease Z; the encoded protein is MPFEIKILGSSSATPVFNRHHSSQLLTINNQLFLIDCGEGTQLQLIKYKIRFTKINYIFISHLHGDHYLGLVGLLSTMHLNGRTKDLYLFGPPGLDEIITIQLKHSETFLNFKIIFTELDTTTQKVILDLENLTVETIPLIHRINCCGFLFKEKPKKRKIDKTKIPDHVTPLQIIALKEGEDVIDKEGNLLKSEQYTFPARKSRSYAYCSDTAYNPGMFGQIKGVDMLYHEATFLHDMESRAKETYHSTTLQAAWTAKETKVKTLLLGHFSARYKDIEPHLAEARTIFQNSFLAEEGLVFTIDDEPL
- a CDS encoding tetratricopeptide repeat protein, producing MRLILLANIFVTIWSFLNRFSEINNYIDSAEQNFQKGEYEFAIKDYSILINKYKIKDEDILLNLAHSYYNIQDTANSKKIYHNLLNSEDRITRSIAHQQLANVFWMTGKKNKAIYHYTESLKANTANEIARINFELIQKLIKLEEQYQTGVGYKKEKQASNQENTGKASDENQIGSGNSIGNSGNKGANNTEKSASEGSGKHQGGQSNPENEKNELRNQKNGNKENEDLISNRLKAANLSLQRARAILDAMKQNEIQYLQQKQMTKPEDAQDLPDW
- a CDS encoding acetyl-CoA C-acyltransferase translates to MKEVYIISAVRTPIGSFGGSLANFSATQLGSIAIKGVLDKSKVKPSDVEEVIMGNVLTANLGQAPARQAAIFAGLPTSVVCTTINKVCASGMKAVMLGAQSIMLGNADIVIAGGMESMSNVPYYADRARFGLRLGHGTMTDGIIKDGLWDVYKDYHMGNAAENTARQMNITREMQDNFAIESYKRAAEAVKSGAFKEEIVPVKIEQRGKEPLVISEDEEYTKVNFEKIPGLKPVFDKEGSVTAANASTLNDGASALLLMSKEKSESLGLKPLASIIGFADAEQDPEWFTTTPSLAIPKAINLAGISASEVDYYEINEAFSVVSIANNIKLGLDPSKVNIYGGAVALGHPIGCSGARIITTLTSVLNNKNGAIGVSGICNGGGGASALVIRKN
- a CDS encoding toxin-antitoxin system YwqK family antitoxin, whose protein sequence is MSFLFRNVILLLVLLAAVPALGQSQKLISTYYPKYDSAGMKIPVREQYYVNEDDTTVKNGSYTLFSPEGDILIKSNYKDNLLDGTYAEFYENDNPKVKSTYSNGRKIGEQLNYSIQGTLLSKEVYEKTSASDLQLYKKYAPSGKLTGEGFVKNGLYDSTLTEYYENGAVKTRITFREGKRKGPFSVFDPKGTLLQKGFYENDSLNGMITSYFNSGKIKSTAMYKKGAVDGIVEEYYQSGKVRSEITYQDNKKNGIAKTFYENGNPETEENYKGGFPSGFFKTYYPEGGIETESFKDGNKNQIKFKRYNKAGTVISEGIMVNGQPEGTVNSFYDNGAPKSVFNYKAGVKTGKNVSYHENGNISEESIIKSEDVGVTQNTKLYNKEGKLIHQQHYITLSEKSANGKRNSEKNKSITGDLDKIKTGEWTSYWDNGKLKSKEIYVNNAIHGERLVYDSEEHLIEKQYYSNGIKSGVWQAFYPSGKVKSQTTYKNSTPYGNHKNFFENGQIEFTGSYINGKKTGTWNYYNAEGKQVLSEQYKNDVKISEKIYK
- a CDS encoding STAS domain-containing protein; amino-acid sequence: MKYTIEKTEKYSLVQLHEEKLTSATAPELKSELVKLNAEGSKNIILDMNDVKYVDSSGLSSILVGNRLCDNEQGMFVLTGISDHVMKLIKISHLDNILNLIPTVEESVDAIFMNELEKNLRAENKEE
- a CDS encoding vWA domain-containing protein, which encodes MIWSKPIGILEYTLIGIFLLFYLMYFIRMILVSSKVKSNMRRSFYKFFLRSAYFGAFIIAFLGPSFGDTKKEIKTTRKDIFFVLDVSASMNSNDVLPSRIEKAQKELSNVADRLNSARIGLITFSSDANLLCPLTYDKDAFKMFLQSITKRQVGGTSNISSGMQLAMEKLSATKTKIHDVGKFVILISDGENFGADPDKLLKLFKQNKISLLTVGIGTSSGGTIPETYGPKKDKEGQEIITSLRSSELKKLASTTGGSYFETNDNRNDLNYLSERINQIEGVTTGYQKVDATANKYFYFLLFGLFLILLDVLITVKTISL
- a CDS encoding phosphoribosylaminoimidazolesuccinocarboxamide synthase codes for the protein MNAIKETNFSFPGQTAFYRGKVRDVYSFADKIVMVASDRISAFDVVLPEPIPYKGQVLNQIASIFLKATSDIVPNWVKSVPDPSVTIGIKCTTFPVEMVIRGYLAGHAWREYKAGKRTLCGVALPEGLKENDPLPSPIITPTTKASEGHDEDISREEILKQGLVSEEDYIVLEKYTRALFQRGTEIAKTRDLILVDTKYEFGHTDGKIYLIDEVHTPDSSRYFYAKGYEERQKKGEVQKQLSKEFVRQWLIENGFQGKEGQKIPQMTPEIVNNISERYIELFEKVTGENFKKPSSTEDIQERIKKNILNAINANN